Proteins encoded together in one Luteimonas fraxinea window:
- a CDS encoding M13 family metallopeptidase, which yields MKKTLLSAATAVALTMAASSAIAHDHEHACLDDLCQLQSLFQADTSAGGSAEATVAAKRMGTWGIDTAGMDTSVRPGEDFFRYVSGNWAQNTEIPSDKSSYGAFLVLRDLSEARVRQLVEGYPTGDPATDGDQAKVAALYAGFMDESAIEALGAKPLAPKLAAIRAADSREALATLMGESQGDFGRSFFGLGVSDDQRDPDRYTLYMSQSGLGLGDREMYLRENFAPQRERYQAYIAQMLELGGWDNPQQNAEAILALETKIAEAHWTRAESRDRDKTYNPVELSAFETTAPGFPWATYFAAAGVPQAPRAVVRQSTAIPKLAAIFGETDIATLQAWQAFGTIDSASPLLSKAFSDARFEFRNKFLSGQPEEQERWKRGVSFAENTMGEAIGRDYVQLYFPADSKAKMDELVANVKVAMGARLDQLDWMGAETKAEAHKKLEGFGLKIGHPDTWRDYSGLQVARGDVFGNAERSMAFEWDYRRNRLGQQVDKGEWGMTPQTVNAYYNSVKNEIVFPAAILQPPFFDPDADPAVNYGAIGGVIGHEIIHGFDDQGRKSDGEGVLRDWWTAEDAAKFEAQAAKLGAQYEAYEFPQLPGMHINGKVAMGENIGDLGGITIALEAYRRSLDGKPAPELDGFSGEQRLFMGWAQVWRTLWRDDALRQQLVNGTHSPGHIRAFAPLRNVDAWYDAFDITAQDTLWIAPEDRVRIW from the coding sequence TTGAAGAAGACCCTGCTGTCCGCGGCCACGGCCGTCGCGCTGACGATGGCGGCCTCGTCCGCCATCGCCCACGACCACGAGCACGCCTGCCTCGACGACCTGTGCCAGCTGCAGTCGCTGTTCCAGGCCGATACCTCCGCCGGCGGCAGCGCCGAAGCGACGGTCGCCGCCAAGCGCATGGGCACCTGGGGCATCGACACCGCCGGCATGGACACCAGCGTGCGTCCGGGCGAAGACTTCTTCCGCTACGTCAGCGGCAACTGGGCCCAGAACACCGAGATCCCATCCGACAAGTCGAGCTATGGCGCGTTCCTCGTGCTGCGCGATCTGTCCGAAGCGCGCGTACGCCAGCTGGTCGAAGGCTATCCGACCGGCGATCCCGCGACCGACGGCGACCAGGCCAAGGTCGCCGCGCTGTATGCCGGTTTCATGGACGAGTCGGCGATCGAAGCGCTCGGCGCCAAGCCGCTCGCACCGAAGCTGGCCGCGATCCGCGCCGCCGACAGCCGTGAGGCGCTCGCGACCCTGATGGGCGAGAGCCAGGGCGACTTCGGCCGCAGCTTTTTCGGTCTGGGCGTGTCCGACGACCAGCGCGATCCCGATCGCTACACGCTGTACATGAGCCAGTCGGGCCTCGGCCTCGGCGATCGCGAAATGTACCTGCGCGAGAACTTCGCGCCGCAGCGCGAGCGCTACCAGGCCTACATCGCGCAGATGCTCGAGCTCGGCGGCTGGGACAACCCGCAGCAGAACGCCGAAGCCATCCTCGCGCTGGAGACCAAGATCGCCGAGGCGCACTGGACCCGTGCCGAGAGCCGCGACCGTGACAAGACCTACAACCCGGTCGAGCTGTCCGCGTTCGAGACCACCGCACCGGGCTTCCCGTGGGCCACGTATTTTGCCGCGGCCGGTGTGCCGCAGGCGCCGCGCGCCGTCGTGCGCCAGAGCACCGCGATTCCGAAGCTCGCGGCGATCTTCGGTGAGACCGACATCGCTACGCTGCAGGCCTGGCAGGCGTTCGGCACCATCGACAGCGCCTCGCCGCTGCTGTCGAAGGCGTTCTCCGATGCCCGCTTCGAGTTCCGCAACAAGTTCCTGTCGGGCCAGCCCGAGGAGCAGGAGCGCTGGAAGCGCGGCGTGTCCTTCGCCGAGAACACGATGGGCGAGGCGATCGGCCGCGACTACGTGCAGCTGTATTTCCCGGCCGACTCCAAGGCCAAGATGGACGAGCTGGTCGCCAACGTGAAGGTGGCGATGGGCGCGCGTCTCGACCAGCTCGACTGGATGGGCGCCGAGACCAAGGCCGAGGCGCACAAGAAGCTGGAAGGCTTTGGCCTGAAGATCGGTCACCCGGACACCTGGCGTGACTACAGCGGCCTGCAGGTCGCGCGCGGCGACGTGTTCGGCAATGCCGAGCGCTCGATGGCGTTCGAGTGGGACTACCGCCGCAACCGTCTTGGCCAGCAGGTCGACAAGGGCGAGTGGGGCATGACCCCGCAGACCGTCAACGCCTACTACAACTCGGTCAAGAACGAGATCGTGTTCCCGGCCGCGATCCTGCAGCCGCCGTTCTTCGATCCCGATGCCGATCCGGCGGTCAATTACGGCGCCATCGGCGGCGTGATCGGCCACGAGATCATCCACGGCTTCGACGACCAGGGCCGCAAGTCCGACGGTGAAGGCGTGCTGCGTGACTGGTGGACGGCCGAAGACGCGGCGAAGTTCGAGGCCCAGGCCGCCAAGCTCGGCGCCCAGTACGAGGCCTATGAATTCCCGCAGCTGCCGGGCATGCACATCAACGGCAAGGTGGCGATGGGCGAGAACATCGGCGATCTGGGCGGCATCACGATCGCGCTCGAAGCCTACCGTCGTTCGCTCGACGGCAAGCCCGCGCCGGAGCTCGACGGCTTCAGCGGCGAGCAGCGTCTGTTCATGGGCTGGGCGCAGGTGTGGCGCACCTTGTGGCGCGACGATGCGCTGCGTCAGCAACTGGTCAACGGCACGCATTCGCCGGGCCACATCCGCGCGTTCGCGCCGCTGCGCAACGTCGACGCCTGGTACGACGCGTTCGACATCACCGCGCAGGACACACTGTGGATCGCACCGGAAGACCGCGTCCGCATCTGGTGA
- a CDS encoding glycoside hydrolase family 16 protein produces MDRTSLIALPIAACVGLAALALPAAAQAQTPVWEENFNGTTIDGNTWTFDVGTGCQIGICGWGNNELQYYTSRPENARVENGNLVIEARRETFEGSPFTSARLKTEGRVHFKYGTLEARIKTPEAGNGIWPAYWMLGAIGVWPDRGEIDIMEIGHVDGIAAGMGNRRVGGAVHWNYGGGHASHADYADFPSNLHDDYRTYRMTWDPDFIRVTVDGLQYFEMAISDIAGASLHEFHAPHFLLLNLAVGGTYTGISNPNGVTAPLPGRMLVDWIRLYQDHPDSELQIGGDSAVPAGRFGVYSEQGGLAGALDFGSDADLFVWNNLAPISAAPFEGNEAMAFRASAGQWFGLGILTDYRNMSAYAGGALKFHMRTTTSSTFKIGINTSFGDSWVDFASGGPNYGLVRDGQWHQVTIPFSAFYDLDLHAVKQMFMVVADPPAQDVELVIDNVYYQSP; encoded by the coding sequence ATGGATCGCACATCCCTCATCGCCCTTCCGATCGCCGCATGCGTTGGCCTCGCCGCCCTCGCCCTGCCCGCAGCTGCGCAGGCACAGACGCCGGTCTGGGAAGAGAACTTCAACGGCACAACGATCGACGGCAACACCTGGACATTCGACGTCGGCACCGGTTGCCAGATCGGCATCTGCGGCTGGGGCAACAACGAGCTGCAGTACTACACCAGCCGCCCGGAGAACGCGCGCGTCGAGAACGGCAATCTCGTCATCGAAGCGCGTCGCGAGACCTTCGAAGGCAGCCCTTTCACGTCCGCGCGCCTGAAGACCGAAGGCCGCGTGCACTTCAAGTACGGCACGCTCGAAGCACGCATCAAGACGCCCGAAGCCGGCAACGGCATCTGGCCGGCGTACTGGATGCTCGGCGCGATCGGTGTGTGGCCCGACCGCGGCGAGATCGACATCATGGAGATCGGTCACGTCGACGGCATCGCTGCAGGCATGGGTAATCGCCGCGTCGGCGGCGCCGTGCACTGGAACTACGGCGGCGGCCACGCCAGCCATGCCGATTACGCGGACTTCCCGAGCAATCTGCACGACGACTACCGCACCTATCGCATGACCTGGGATCCGGACTTCATCCGCGTCACCGTCGACGGGCTTCAGTACTTCGAAATGGCGATCTCCGACATCGCGGGCGCCTCGCTGCACGAATTCCACGCGCCGCATTTCCTGCTGCTCAATCTCGCAGTCGGCGGCACTTACACCGGCATTTCCAATCCAAACGGCGTCACCGCGCCGCTGCCGGGCAGGATGCTCGTCGACTGGATCCGTCTGTACCAGGACCATCCCGACAGCGAACTGCAGATCGGCGGCGACAGCGCGGTGCCGGCCGGTCGCTTCGGGGTCTATTCCGAACAGGGCGGCCTGGCTGGCGCACTGGATTTCGGCAGCGACGCCGATCTGTTCGTGTGGAACAACCTCGCCCCGATCAGCGCCGCGCCATTCGAAGGCAACGAGGCGATGGCGTTCCGTGCGAGCGCCGGGCAGTGGTTCGGTCTCGGCATCCTGACCGACTACCGCAACATGAGTGCTTATGCTGGCGGTGCGCTGAAGTTCCACATGCGCACGACCACGTCGTCGACGTTCAAGATCGGCATCAATACGTCGTTCGGTGACAGCTGGGTCGACTTCGCCTCTGGCGGGCCGAACTACGGGCTGGTGCGCGACGGGCAGTGGCACCAGGTCACGATCCCCTTCAGCGCCTTCTACGATCTCGACCTGCACGCGGTGAAACAGATGTTCATGGTCGTCGCCGATCCGCCGGCGCAGGACGTCGAACTGGTCATCGACAACGTCTACTACCAGAGTCCGTGA
- a CDS encoding D-hexose-6-phosphate mutarotase, translated as MHRAIRLPLPCLIAALAGCAAGLPNTTLPKTDAMTESAAFTETRFTTPARYADEVTAAGAPVTATAAPDVDGVRIGTFAGYPAVLVETADARAAIALHGGHLLSYVPTGGEDLLWLSPRLADAPAAIRGGVPVVWPFFGRQGQSNDVPSHGFVRTVRWQLVEATRDAEGSVSLTLAPPHYADLGLDLRMHLRIGKTLEQTLETTNTGDAPVAFTQALHSYFHVSDVANVRVEGLDGLRFRDKNDGYAAHAQTGDWVLDDARDPGRSDYIYADAGGRYLLDDPGLDRRIELETSGSRSLVVWNPGETAAERSSDMNDGSWRGFLCLEAANAGPDIVRLAPGQTHVLTQRVRVLPRD; from the coding sequence ATGCACCGTGCCATCCGCCTGCCGCTGCCCTGCCTGATTGCCGCGCTCGCCGGCTGTGCTGCGGGCCTGCCGAACACCACGCTTCCGAAGACCGATGCCATGACCGAATCCGCAGCCTTCACCGAAACCCGTTTCACCACACCCGCGCGCTACGCGGACGAAGTCACCGCTGCCGGCGCGCCGGTTACAGCGACTGCTGCGCCGGACGTGGATGGCGTGCGGATCGGCACGTTCGCCGGCTATCCGGCGGTGCTGGTCGAAACCGCCGACGCGCGTGCGGCGATCGCACTGCATGGCGGGCATCTGCTGTCGTATGTGCCGACCGGTGGCGAGGACCTGCTGTGGCTGTCGCCGCGCCTGGCCGATGCGCCGGCTGCGATCCGCGGTGGCGTGCCGGTGGTGTGGCCGTTCTTCGGCCGTCAGGGCCAGAGCAACGATGTGCCCTCGCATGGCTTCGTGCGCACGGTGCGCTGGCAGCTCGTCGAGGCCACGCGCGACGCCGAGGGCAGCGTGTCGCTGACACTCGCGCCGCCGCACTACGCCGATCTCGGCCTGGACTTGCGCATGCATCTGCGCATTGGCAAGACGCTCGAGCAGACGCTCGAAACCACGAATACCGGCGACGCGCCCGTCGCGTTCACCCAGGCGCTGCACAGCTATTTCCACGTGTCCGATGTCGCCAACGTGCGCGTCGAAGGACTCGACGGGCTGCGTTTTCGCGACAAGAACGACGGCTACGCCGCGCATGCGCAGACCGGCGACTGGGTGCTGGACGATGCGCGCGATCCGGGCCGCAGCGATTACATCTATGCCGATGCCGGCGGGCGCTATCTGCTGGACGATCCCGGTCTCGACCGCCGCATCGAACTCGAGACCTCGGGCAGCCGTTCGCTGGTGGTGTGGAATCCGGGCGAGACCGCAGCGGAACGCAGCAGCGACATGAACGACGGCAGCTGGCGCGGTTTCCTGTGCCTCGAAGCGGCGAATGCGGGTCCGGACATCGTCCGTCTCGCACCCGGTCAGACGCATGTTCTGACGCAGCGTGTCCGCGTGCTGCCGCGCGACTGA
- a CDS encoding pirin family protein, with protein MIERRPFDTLGAANHGWLDAHHHFSFASYHEPARMGWGALRVWNDDLIAPRTGFPPHSHSDMEIITYVREGAISHKDNLGNAGRTTAGDVQVMSAGTGIQHAEYNMEGEQTRIFQIWIIPDAPGGAPAWGTKPFPKDGRSGDFIALASGFDGDDDALPIRAAARVLGATLKAGDTAEYTFADGRLGYLVPASGAVEINGTRIDTRDGAAIRDEAVIRVTALEDAELVLVDTAR; from the coding sequence ATGATCGAACGCCGCCCATTCGACACACTTGGCGCCGCCAACCACGGCTGGCTCGATGCGCACCACCACTTCTCGTTCGCCAGCTATCACGAGCCGGCGCGCATGGGTTGGGGCGCGTTGCGCGTCTGGAACGACGACCTGATCGCACCGCGTACCGGTTTTCCGCCGCATTCGCATTCCGACATGGAGATCATCACCTACGTCCGCGAGGGGGCGATCAGCCACAAGGACAATCTCGGCAACGCCGGCCGCACCACCGCCGGCGATGTGCAGGTGATGAGCGCGGGCACCGGCATCCAGCATGCCGAATACAACATGGAAGGCGAGCAGACCCGGATCTTCCAGATCTGGATCATTCCCGATGCGCCCGGTGGCGCACCGGCCTGGGGCACCAAGCCGTTCCCGAAGGACGGGCGCAGCGGTGATTTCATCGCACTCGCCAGCGGTTTCGACGGCGATGACGATGCGCTGCCGATCCGCGCCGCGGCGCGCGTCCTCGGCGCAACGCTCAAGGCCGGCGACACCGCCGAGTACACGTTTGCAGATGGACGTCTCGGCTATCTGGTGCCGGCCTCGGGCGCGGTCGAGATCAACGGCACGCGCATCGATACACGTGATGGCGCGGCGATCCGCGACGAGGCGGTCATCCGCGTGACTGCGCTGGAAGACGCGGAACTGGTGCTGGTCGACACCGCGCGGTAA
- a CDS encoding glutaminase has protein sequence MRSPPQNPHDLSRHDLQDILKTIHAEVRERFDAQKGKVADYIPALASVPRDTFGMAVATLDGDVYTVGEAHAPFSIQSISKVHTLTLALDKAGDDLWKRVGREPSGDPFNSLIQLEHEAGIPRNPFINAGAIVVADVILSHYDDPEAALLQFMRERTGNPDIGRDDEIWESERKSGYRNVALANFIRSFGNIKNDVQAVLDFYYFQCALKMNCIDLARSLQFLSDRGKCPSSGAQVTSIERAKRINAVMMTCGTYDAAGEFAFHVGLPAKSGVGGGIVAVVPHVLNLCVWSPALDEKGNSLLGGYALHRFTRMTGLSVF, from the coding sequence ATGCGCAGTCCCCCGCAGAATCCGCACGATCTGAGCCGCCACGATCTGCAGGACATCCTGAAGACGATCCACGCGGAGGTCCGAGAACGCTTCGACGCGCAGAAGGGCAAGGTCGCCGATTACATTCCTGCGCTTGCGTCCGTGCCGCGCGACACCTTCGGCATGGCGGTGGCGACGCTCGACGGCGATGTCTACACGGTGGGCGAGGCGCATGCGCCGTTCTCGATTCAGAGCATCTCCAAGGTGCACACGCTGACCCTGGCGCTCGACAAGGCTGGCGACGATCTGTGGAAGCGGGTGGGGCGCGAGCCCTCGGGCGATCCGTTCAATTCGCTGATCCAGCTCGAGCACGAGGCCGGCATTCCGCGCAATCCCTTCATCAATGCCGGCGCGATCGTTGTCGCCGACGTCATCCTCTCGCACTACGACGACCCGGAAGCCGCGCTGCTGCAGTTCATGCGCGAACGCACGGGCAATCCGGACATCGGACGCGACGACGAGATCTGGGAATCGGAACGCAAGAGCGGCTACCGCAACGTGGCGCTCGCCAACTTCATCCGCAGCTTCGGCAACATCAAGAACGACGTGCAGGCGGTGCTGGATTTCTACTACTTCCAGTGCGCCTTGAAGATGAACTGCATCGACCTCGCACGCAGCCTGCAGTTCCTGTCCGACCGCGGCAAATGCCCCTCTTCGGGCGCGCAGGTCACCAGTATCGAGCGCGCCAAGCGCATCAACGCGGTGATGATGACCTGCGGCACCTACGACGCCGCTGGCGAGTTCGCGTTCCACGTCGGCCTGCCGGCCAAGAGCGGCGTCGGTGGCGGCATCGTTGCGGTGGTACCGCACGTGCTGAACCTCTGCGTCTGGTCGCCGGCGCTGGACGAGAAGGGCAATTCGCTGCTTGGCGGCTACGCGCTGCATCGCTTCACGCGCATGACCGGCCTGTCGGTCTTCTAG
- a CDS encoding MBL fold metallo-hydrolase, which yields MTLRPLLLLSLLLSIALPAFAKDDAPKITVLYDAFGDDPTLEKDWGFAALIEVDGQRILFDTGNDAETFRRNVAAKGVDLADLDMVVMSHRHADHMAGLSVVLEANPDVVIHAPQEGFGIYGSSLPSSFYRKDAALPARMRYFDGAPPETLQFGSAWSGAKLQPVAQTTEIAPGVWAIATVSDVPGTRELRELSLAVRTPEGLLLVVGCSHPGLPVIVAEAAKLDPDIHLVIGGFHYVNADDAAIAGVVEALAPYDIDFIAPGHCTGEATFAALQRAYGDRYLYAGLGATLVLDAASGPDRPRGAAAVFDDAERTAYRALALRGDHVHDHSAGR from the coding sequence ATGACATTGCGCCCTCTGCTGCTGTTGAGCCTGCTGCTGTCCATCGCCCTGCCCGCCTTCGCGAAGGACGACGCACCGAAGATCACCGTGCTCTACGACGCCTTCGGCGACGACCCCACGCTCGAGAAGGACTGGGGATTCGCTGCGCTGATCGAGGTCGACGGCCAGCGCATCCTGTTCGACACCGGCAATGATGCAGAAACATTCCGTCGCAATGTCGCGGCGAAAGGCGTAGACCTGGCCGATCTCGACATGGTGGTGATGTCGCATCGCCACGCCGACCACATGGCCGGTCTGTCCGTGGTGCTCGAAGCGAATCCCGACGTCGTGATCCACGCGCCGCAGGAAGGTTTCGGCATCTACGGCTCCTCGCTGCCGTCGAGCTTCTACCGCAAGGATGCTGCCCTGCCCGCGCGTATGCGCTACTTCGATGGCGCGCCTCCGGAGACCCTGCAGTTCGGCAGCGCCTGGTCCGGCGCGAAGCTGCAGCCCGTCGCGCAGACCACGGAAATCGCGCCGGGCGTCTGGGCGATCGCAACGGTGTCTGACGTGCCGGGCACACGCGAACTACGCGAGCTGTCGCTGGCCGTGCGCACGCCCGAAGGCCTCTTGTTGGTCGTCGGCTGCTCGCATCCGGGGCTGCCGGTGATCGTCGCCGAAGCGGCGAAGCTCGATCCGGACATCCACCTCGTCATCGGCGGCTTCCACTACGTCAATGCCGATGACGCGGCGATCGCCGGCGTCGTCGAGGCGCTGGCTCCGTACGACATCGACTTCATCGCACCCGGGCATTGCACCGGCGAGGCGACATTCGCCGCCCTGCAGCGCGCTTATGGCGATCGCTATCTCTACGCGGGTCTGGGCGCGACGCTGGTGCTCGACGCCGCCTCGGGTCCTGACCGTCCGCGTGGCGCGGCTGCAGTGTTCGATGATGCGGAGCGGACCGCCTATCGCGCGCTCGCGCTGCGCGGCGACCACGTGCACGACCACAGCGCAGGCCGCTAA
- a CDS encoding LysR family transcriptional regulator, producing the protein MKLPDLEAWAIFARVAELGSFASTAEALGITQPTVSKAIARLEKRIGTPLLHRTSRRMTLTAAGEDAVDRASRLLTEGEAVEASVTAQAVSPRGHVRMAAPMSFGVAHVAPLLPAFMAKFPDVTLELALSDETVDIVGGGFDLALRIGTLEDSSLVARRLCGVRILLVGAPVYFERFGRPKHPRDLGTHRGLTYAYARSGAAWRFHHARHGDYSVGVPSVLRANNAEALTPALLAGAGLALQPEFLVWRELRRGALEVALPGWQPPEIAVHVVMPPGRGRPARVQALVDHLARKLAQAPWASGE; encoded by the coding sequence ATGAAGCTTCCCGATCTCGAAGCCTGGGCGATCTTCGCGCGCGTCGCGGAGCTCGGCTCGTTCGCCTCGACCGCCGAGGCGCTGGGCATCACCCAGCCGACGGTGTCGAAAGCGATTGCCCGGCTGGAGAAGCGCATCGGCACGCCGCTGCTGCATCGCACCTCGCGCCGGATGACCTTGACCGCGGCAGGCGAGGACGCCGTCGACCGTGCGAGCCGTCTGCTGACCGAGGGCGAAGCGGTCGAGGCGTCCGTGACCGCGCAGGCGGTCAGTCCGCGTGGCCACGTGCGCATGGCCGCGCCGATGTCGTTCGGCGTCGCCCATGTCGCGCCGCTGCTGCCGGCCTTCATGGCGAAGTTTCCGGACGTGACCCTCGAACTCGCGCTCAGCGACGAGACCGTCGACATCGTCGGCGGCGGCTTCGATCTCGCGCTGCGCATCGGCACGCTGGAGGATTCCAGCCTCGTCGCGCGCCGGCTGTGCGGCGTGCGCATCCTGCTGGTCGGCGCGCCGGTGTATTTCGAACGATTCGGTCGACCGAAACATCCGCGCGATCTGGGCACGCATCGCGGCCTGACCTACGCCTACGCGCGCTCGGGCGCCGCGTGGCGCTTCCACCACGCGCGGCACGGTGACTATTCGGTGGGTGTGCCGTCGGTGCTGCGCGCGAACAACGCCGAAGCCCTGACGCCGGCGCTGCTGGCCGGCGCCGGGCTCGCCTTGCAGCCGGAGTTTCTGGTGTGGCGCGAGCTGCGCCGCGGCGCGCTCGAAGTCGCATTGCCGGGCTGGCAACCGCCGGAGATTGCGGTCCACGTGGTCATGCCGCCGGGGCGCGGCCGACCCGCGCGCGTGCAGGCGCTGGTCGACCATCTGGCCCGCAAGCTCGCGCAGGCGCCGTGGGCCTCGGGCGAATGA